The following are encoded together in the Populus trichocarpa isolate Nisqually-1 chromosome 5, P.trichocarpa_v4.1, whole genome shotgun sequence genome:
- the LOC7480483 gene encoding uncharacterized protein LOC7480483: MASESSVTEPKTAPKENQTSVEATIKGSTTTSSQGGAADSTCNDDNNGETSDPRKSLDFAVELSEKGTNALKENDFSEAVECFSRALEIRVLHHGELALECVNAYYLYGRALLYKAQEEADPLAMVPKKDSESKQDDNKDGASRNFVNGEFSSASVSSNVEEGRGSNHPEGAAGGASSGKEKEEEEEDDDEGSDDEDLAEADEEESDLDLAWKMLDVARAIAEKHLDDTMDKVDILSALAEVALEREDIETSLSDYQKALSILERLVEPDSRHLAELNFRICLCLEIGSKPQEAIPYCQEAISVCKARLQRLIKEVKSSTESATSSAVSELDEGVQQSSNVQADKSVTDKEAEIETLSGLSAELEKKLEDLQQLVLNPKSILAEILGMVSDKAKGGEKSASPNLTSSSQLVVANSSGSFDSPTISSAHTNGVLGVTDLGVAGRGVKRVLTSTGSVGSSSAVKKPTPDPSSDKGDGKTC, from the exons ATGGCTTCGGAATCCTCagtaaccgaaccgaaaactgCCCCCAAAGAAAACCAAACCTCTGTTGAAGCCACCATCAAAGgatccaccaccacctcctctcAAGGCGGAGCCGCCGACTCCACCTGCAACGACGACAACAATGGAGAGACTTCAGACCCTCGCAAGTCTCTAGATTTCGCTGTTGAGTTATCAGAGAAAGGAACTAACGCGCTTAAAGAAAATGACTTCAGTGAAGCCGTAGAATGCTTTAGCCGTGCCCTTGAAATCAG GGTTTTGCATCATGGTGAGCTGGCACTTGAATGTGTGAATGCATACTATCTATATGGACGTGCACTGTTGTATAAAGCGCAGGAGGAGGCTGATCCGTTGGCTATGGTACCAAAGAAGGATAGTGAATCTAAACAAGATGATAATAAAGATGGAGCTTCTAGGAATTTTGTAAATGGAGAATTTTCCTCTGCTTCTGTTTCTAGTAATGTTGAAGAGGGTAGGGGTTCTAATCATCCTGAAGGTGCAGCTGGTGGCG CTTCTAGtgggaaggaaaaagaagaagaagaagaagatgatgatgagggAAGTGACGATGAGGATCTTGCTGAAGCAGATGAAGAAGAGTCTGACCTTGATTTGGCATGGAAAATGCTAGATGTTGCCAGAGCAATTGCTGAAAAACACCTCGATGACACGATGGATAAAGTTGACATTCTATCAGCACTGGCAGAAGTTGCATTGGAAAGAG AGGATATAGAAACATCTCTCAGCGACTACCAGAAAGCGCTATCCATTTTAGAAAGGCTTGTTGAACCAGACAGTAGACATTTAGCAGAACT AAATTTTCGAATATGTTTGTGTCTGGAGATTGGGTCTAAGCCTCAGGAAGCAATACCTTATTGCCAGGAGGCTATATCAGTTTGTAAGGCACGGTTGCAGCGGCTCATCAAAGAAGTAAAGAGTTCCACAGAATCAGCAACATCGTCAGCTGTTTCTGAATTAGATGAGGGTGTCCAGCAGTCGTCCAATGTGCAGGCTGATAAATCTGTGACAGATAAAGAAGCAGAGATTGAAACACTTTCTGGCCTGTCTGCAGAGCTGGAAAAGAAG CTTGAAGATCTACAACAGCTGGTCCTGAACCCAAAGTCCATTCTTGCAGAAATCCTTGGAATGGTATCTGACAAGGCAAAAGGTGGCGAGAAGAGTGCATCTCCAAATCTCACGAGCTCTTCTCAGTTGGTTGTTGCTAATAGCAGTGGAAGTTTTGACTCTCCAACCATTTCCTCTGCTCACACAAATGGGGTGTTGGGAGTCACAGACCTTGGTGTTGCGGGAAGAGGAGTTAAGCGAGTTTTGACGAGTACAGGTTCGGTAGGATCATCAAGCGCAGTGAAGAAACCCACTCCAGATCCCTCATCAGACAAAGGGGATGGAAAAACCTGTTAG
- the LOC7480484 gene encoding wall-associated receptor kinase-like 14, protein MSLRQESLLLFITFITIFIATTSPTTKAQKSGSNCASSCGIGKSARVVPYPFGFSNGCPIQLNCESTEGEIKIGEFQVQNITPNGILVNLPADCNRSIETIRPLFGLNYGPSWQNSLLLQNCSKPSNSCVISRSPFQGELHSKNCEAAKNDNLSCYSLPYSGIDTLSYEGVNSTQCSSVFSSLALGSDSPVVSFQYERIELEWWLEGHCRDTFCSKNANCSEVKLQNGTVGFRCHCYDGFAGDGFTTGNGCRRVSKCSASRYMSGHCGGTTRVVVLLGGLIAGASLMAVFALLCYFVKKKSTSMRNRSSAKRLLCEAAGNSSVPFFQYKEIERATNGFSEKQRLGTGAYGTVYSGKLHNDDLVAIKKIKQRDTDSLDLVMNEIKLLSSVSHPNLVRLLGCCLEEGEPILVYEFMPNGTLCQHLQRERGNGLPWTVRLTVAAETANAIAYLHSVVNPPIYHRDIKSSNILLDYNYRSKVADFGLSRLGMEESSHISTAPQGTPGYLDPQYHQYFHLSDKSDVYSFGVVLVEIITAQKVVDFSRPHSEVNLAALAIDRIGRGCVDEIVDPYLDPDRDAWTLSSIHSVAELAFRCLAFHRDMRPTMMEVAEELEQIRLSAWVPTMHMASPSSSSHFSDHGSQKSLGVSVGKKAAVASRRLLVPQRTDSLTSLEEVKDSSPVSVQDPWLSEQSSPSTNSLLDNVVH, encoded by the exons atgagtCTTCGACAGGAAAGTTTGCTTCTTTTCATCACCTTCATCACGATTTTTATTGCTACCACAAGTCCTACAACTAAAGCTCAGAAGTCCGGCAGCAATTGTGCCTCTTCATGTGGGATTGGGAAATCAGCAAGAGTTGTCCCGTACCCTTTTGGTTTCTCAAATGGATGCCCCATCCAGTTAAACTGCGAATCAACTGAAGGTGAGATCAAGATTGGTGAATTTCAAGTCCAGAACATAACCCCAAATGGTATCTTGGTCAATCTTCCAGCAGACTGTAATCGTTCTATTGAAACAATCAGACCGCTTTTTGGTCTGAACTATGGTCCTTCTTGGCAAAACAGTTTGTTACTTCAAAACTGTAGCAAGCCTTCAAATAGTTGTGTTATTTCAAGAAGTCCGTTTCAGGGAGAGTTGCATTCGAAAAACTGTGAGGCTGCTAAAAATGACAACTTGAGTTGTTACTCACTACCGTACTCAGGTATTGATACTTTGAGTTATGAAGGTGTGAATTCAACTCAGTGTAGTtctgttttctcttctcttgCTCTTGGGTCGGACAGTCCGGTTGTCTCTTTCCAGTATGAAAGAATTGAATTGGAATGGTGGCTTGAAGGTCATTGTCGGGATACTTTTTGCTCAAAGAACGCGAATTGTAGCGAGGTTAAGCTCCAGAATGGGACTGTTGGATTCAGATGTCATTGCTATGACGGGTTCGCTGGAGATGGGTTTACCACCGGGAATGGCTGCCGGAGAG TTTCCAAGTGCAGTGCTTCAAGGTACATGTCTGGCCACTGTGGAGGAACTACTAGAGTAGTTGTTCTTCTTGGAG GGCTTATTGCTGGAGCTTCATTGATGGCTGTTTTCGCCCTTCTCTGTTACTTTGTCAAGAAGAAATCCACTTCAATGCGAAATCGGTCAAGTGCAAAGCGCCTTCTATGTGAAGCTGCAGGCAACTCTAGTGTTCCATTTTTCcaatataaagaaattgaaagggcCACTAATGGCTTCTCAGAGAAACAAAGGCTAGGAACTGGAGCCTATGGTACAGTTTATTCAGGAAAACTCCACAATGATGATTTGGTtgcaataaaaaagatcaaacagAGAGATACTGACAGCCTTGATCTAGTCATGAATGAAATAAAGCTCCTTTCATCCGTAAGCCATCCAAATCTGGTTCGTCTTTTAGGCTGTTGCCTAGAGGAGGGAGAACCAATCCTAGTCTATGAATTTATGCCTAATGGAACTTTGTGTCAGCACCTACAACGAGAGAGGGGCAATGGGCTTCCGTGGACTGTTAGGCTTACCGTTGCTGCTGAAACTGCTAATGCCATTGCGTATCTCCATTCAGTCGTGAATCCACCAATTTACCACCGAGACATAAAATCTAGCAACATACTATTGGATTACAACTATAGATCAAAGGTAGCTGATTTTGGTCTTTCCAGACTTGGCATGGAAGAATCATCTCATATATCAACCGCCCCGCAAGGAACTCCAGGCTATCTTGATCCTCAATATCATCAATATTTCCATCTTTCTGATAAAAGTGATGTTTACAGTTTTGGGGTAGTTCTCGTAGAGATCATAACTGCACAGAAAGTAGTTGATTTTTCTCGCCCACACAGTGAGGTTAATTTGGCTGCACTTGCCATTGATAGGATTGGAAGAGGTTGTGTGGATGAGATAGTAGATCCATATCTTGACCCGGATAGAGATGCCTGGACCTTATCATCAATTCATAGCGTGGCTGAACTTGCGTTTAGATGCCTTGCTTTTCATAGGGATATGAGGCCTACTATGATGGAAGTTGCAGAAGAGCTTGAACAGATTAGGCTTAGTGCATGGGTCCCCACCATGCACATGGCATCACCGTCATCTTCCTCTCATTTCTCGGACCATGGAAGTCAGAAATCACTGGGTGTCTCTGTTGGTAAAAAGGCAGCAGTAGCTAGTCGGAGATTACTTGTTCCACAGAGAACAGATAGTCTGACTTCTTTGGAAGAGGTGAAGGATAGCTCTCCAGTTTCTGTGCAGGATCCTTGGTTGAGTGAACAGAGCTCACCATCAACAAACAGCCTGTTGGATAATGTAGTTCATTGA